DNA sequence from the Candidatus Saccharibacteria bacterium oral taxon 488 genome:
GATAGGACGGGTGAATTGTTGGCTTACATCACAGCGCGGGCCATCATGACGCTGGGCGATGTCAAGCGGTTGGTGCGGCGAATGGGCTTGCGGCCGGAGCGGTTCGTGCCGCCAAAGCACCAGCCGAACTACTTTGACGATGTGGCGACCGAGAAGTTTCAGGCGGTTTTTCCGGGGATGAATGTGACTTCGCCGGATGACTTGATATATTATCGGACGCTGGTGCCGTATAATCCAGCCCTGGTCGTCATATCAGAGGTCAAGCGCGGCGAAATATACCAATTTGACCCGGACGCTCGCGGCGGCTATCGTGTCGGCGCGCGATTACATTACAAAAGGAGCGAAACAATATAATGCGAGATTATCTAGACATCATCAAGAGAAATTTACTATCGCCAATTGTGCTGGCGATTTTCCTGCTGGCCGGGGCGCTGATTTATGTGCGCGAGTACCGCGATGCTTGGTTTATCTCGGTGGTGATCGTGGTCAATTCGCTGATCGGCATCGTGCAGGAAATTCGTGCCAAGCGGGTGCTGCACCGGCTGGAACTGATGAGTGCGCCTCGGGCGCGGGTACTGCGTGATGGCCAGGCGGTGGAAGTGCCGTATGATTCGCTGGTTGTTGGCGATGAGATTATCCTCAGGGCCGGCGATGAGCTGCCGGCGGACGCGACAGTGATGGTGTCGAAGGGCTTGGAGTTGAATGAAAGTATGCTCACGGGCGAGTCGGCGGCAGTCGAGAAAGCGGCTGGCGATACGGTACTGGCGGCGACCACGGTGCTGGCGGGCGAAGGTACGGCGCGGGTCACGGCGGTCGGCGACCAGACAAAGGCCGGCGCCATTAGCCAAGTCCTCAAGCGCTACAAGCCAGAGCTGACGCCCTTGCAGCGAGCAATTTGGCGGGCGATTTCCTTCTTAACATACGGCGCGATTATATTGGCGGCGCTGATTTTTATCGTGTACTATTTGTCGGGTGATAATATGGTAATCATCCTCAAGACGATCACCTCGTCGGCGGTAACCGTAGTGCCGGAGGGGCTGCTGCTAGCGAGTTCCCTGCTGCTGGCGTTCGGCTCGCTGCGGCTGGCGCAGGCCAAGGTGTTGCCGCAGAAGTTGGCGGCAATCGAGGCGATGGCGCTGCTTAATCTGTTGGCGGTGGACAAGACCGGCACGCTGACCAGCGACGAGGTGACGCTGGAGCGCGTGGTGGCGTTTGATGAGATGGGTGTATCAACAAGTTCGGCGACAGCCACCTCAGAAAAGCTACACGCCGCGCGCCCAGTGGTCGCTCGGGTTCCGGATTTTTCTGAGTCAGCTGTTGCCTCTTTCGCTGCTCTCATCGCCCATGAAACCAGTGGCGGCAATATCACCGGGCAAGCGATCCTCGCGGAAATCACGCCGCCCAAGCACACAGACATCATTGAGGTGATGGCCTTTTCCTCGGCGCGCAAGATGGCGGGCGTCCGTGCGAAGATTGACGGGAAAACCAGGACATTGATGATGGGGGCGCCGGAGTTTGTGGCCAAGTTAGCGCCGGTTGACGCCATGCTCCAGCGCCAGCTGGACGAGTGGGCAGACAGCGGCCTACGGGTGCTGATGCTGGCGGAATTTGATGATGAAACGGCGAAGCTCAAGGATCTACCGGACGGTTCTGGCCGGGCGATTGGCGCGGTGATTTTGCGTAATTCCCTGCGTGACGGCGTGATTGATACGGTCAAGTTCCTCCAGGAGCAAGGCGTGGTCATTCGCGTGATTTCCGGCGATAATCCGCGCACCGTTCAGCACATCGCGCGCCAAGCGGGCATCGCCAATCCAGATAAAGCTATCCTCGGCTCGGCGCTAGCAGGCCTCAGCGACAAAGCCTTCAACAAGGCTGCTGATGAACACACAATTTTTGCCCGCGTGCTGCCAGAGCAAAAGGAGCGGCTGATCGCTCATTTCAAACAGTCTGGCAAGTTCACCGGCATGGTCGGCGACGGCGTTAACGACGCGCTGGCGCTGAAAAAATCCGACCTCGGCGTGGCGATGTACGCGGGCGCTCCGGCATCGCGGCGGGTGGCGGACATTATTTTACTCAATAATTCGTTTACGTCCCTGCCGATTGGCATGAAGCTGGGCAATCGGATCATGCAAGCGATCGAAGTCATCGCCACCCTGTTCTTTCACAAGATTATTTATGGCGTGGTGCTGCTACTAAGTACCATGCTGGTCGGGCTGAATTATCCGTACGCGCCGCGGCACATCACCTTCCTCAATATTTTCCTGGTGACCATGCCGACGATCATGTGGACGCTGTTTCCGCCGCGTCCGCGCCACCGGGTCAATCCGGCGCATTTTTGGCGAGACACCTTGCGGGCGGTGGCGCCAATCGCGCTGCTGACGGGTCTCACCGTGGCGTTTACCTACTGGTCGGGCGTGACGCTGCATCCACATCAGGCGGCCGAGGCGGCGACGATGACCGTCCTGACGGCGACGTTCTTTGGGATTTATCTGGTATTTTTGGTCGGGCCGATGTTGGGTGTAATTTTGGACAAGCGGGCGCACCTGGCGCGGACACTGTATATGGCGGGCGTGCTGTTCGTGACCTTGGTGAGCTTTGGCATTGAGCCGCTCAGGCAGTTCTTTGACTTTACTATGCCAAATATTGCCCTGCTCTGGCCGGGCATCGCTGTGGTCGTTCCCGTTGCCCTGGCTCAGTGGTGGCTGGCTCGCCGTGCTGGTCGGAAGTTCGCTGATATGGTAGAAGCGGCTGATGAGCGGATGAAGACGAACCGCCCAGAATGAGCGGGCGAATAGGGCTCTAATTAGTAACAACTATCTCCAATGAAAATAGCCCACCGAATGAGCTCAAGCTGTATGCGGGTTTATTCAACCCGAGAGATAGAATCTACCTCAATCAGATTGAGCGCATACGGCGAGCTATTTTCTTTTCGGTGGGCGTTTAGCCCTTGTCCTCACCTCTTTATGTGTCTTGTTTTATCTCATACACTGTGACACCTATTCCGAGAACACCGAGCAACACCGAGAAGAACGCTACGGAGCAGCTCTCCGCCTTGGGACAATTTCTGACCCCGACGCAGACGTCAAGGCCCGAGCATGCGCCGTCGATGAGCAGCAAACTGCCCCCCACAACACCGATAACGGAGATGATTGCAAACACGATGAGGGCACTCTTGGACATACCTTCCATCCTTTCAGAAAGAAAGCTCAAAGCTAAAGGGCAACTTCCGCCCTAGACGTAACCTTGAGCAAAAGCTGATATATATCACTAATAGAATAAAATGTCAATGGATTTTGTCAAAAATGTGGTGTAATATTTCTCTCACCTCTGTTATGATTATAAATAAATTTGGGTAGCAATGATGGCTCGCATTCGCTATCGGTGGCCGCTTTCCGCGCTATGTATGCGAAAATCACCGATCCAGCTTTTGCTTGGTCGCCGCCAGATAATACCGATAATAGCTCTCCGGGCCTGAAACGAAAAAGCTGTTATCGATATCATCGTTCGGACGAATTTCAATATGCTGATCGTTGGCGTATGGCTTGATGAGGTAAGTGAACTCAAACTCGTATTCGCCAGAAATCTGCTTCAACTCCTCGCTCTGATAAAGCGGGTCGGGATAATCCGTCATTACCAGCGCAAAGAAGCCTCCATTTTTATCGTCAAACAAATGAAACGCTGTGTCGGGACAGAGTGGCACAAGCGACGCCAGCTGGCGAATATATGATGCGCCGTCGAGAATTGGGAATGCTTTGTTGATTATTTTAGGGAAGAGGATATTTGAATAATTGTTCATATGGTAACCGTAATTATAGCAAGAAAAGTGGATAGTTTTGTGGCATGTTCATAAGGAATGACTAGTTTTGCTCCGCTTCTCGTAAAGCCCTATCCGTCGCTGTCACCAATTCTCGCACGGCCTCGTCATAATCCTCGTACACGCGGAAGCCGGCCGCGTACGGATGGCCGCCGCCGCCGAAGTAGCCAGCCACGGTGTCGGCGATTGGTAGGTTGCCGCGCAGGCGGGCGGTTAGTTTGCCGTCAGGGTAGGTTTTGATGACGCAGCTGAGCGCCACGCCATCGACCAGTCGCAATTCATCGCCGATCAGCGCGCCGGGGTTGTAGGCGTCGCTGTACTGTTGAATCTCCTCAAATGGCACGTGTACCAGCGCCAATTGTCCGTCCAGTAAATATTCGATTCGCTCAATTAGCTTGCCTTTGTATGCCAAAATCTCCGGTGATTTCTTCATAAATTCGCGCCGTCGTTCTTCGATCTCGGCGTTGGAAGCGCCCAGCTCGGTCAATTCACCAGCGACGTGAAAGGTCGCCGCGGTGGTATTTGGCGTGGTGAGGCCCAGGCTGTCAGACATGATGGCGATGAGGAGGTCTTCGGCGGCTTGCTGGTTGATAGTCCAGCCAGCGTGGGTGAACAATTGGTATAGCAATTCCCCAGTGGCCACCACGGTGTCAGAGAGCATAGTATGCTCAAAACTCAGCGTCGGCTCGGCGGTGTGATGGTCGATAACCAAGACGGGGTGCGTTTCCAAGAAGTGCCGCACGCCCGGCGCTTCTAAGACCTTGCTGAGTAAAATATCAGCGCTGGTGTCCACGATAATGGCTAGGTCAGCATGGGCTGGAAAATCACCAACTACCCGGTCCCAGCCGCGAATATACCGCAGATATTTGGGGATATCGACCGGGCAATACAGCGCCACGGCCTTGCCCAAATCGCTCAGTACTTCCTCTAGCGCCAAGCTAGAGCCCAGACTGTCGCCGTCAGGGTTTTCGGCTTGGATGATGACGATGTTATTGGCGGATTGGATGAGTTGCTCGGCGGTATCAAACATAGTCTTATTATAGCAGATGGGAGTTTCGGTGGTGTGGCGAGGCTATTCGTCACGCATGTCTTTGATCGGGTTGCGGCGGGTGTTGCGGATGAGCGGTATCAGGCACGCCAGCACGGCGGCAGCGATGATACTGAGGGCGACCGCGCCGATGATCGTCCAGTCAATTGTCCAAAAGTGGAAAGTTGTCGCCAAATCTTTCGGTGTCATGGCGATGCGCAGCGTCGCGGTGATTTGACTAGCCAGCAAGTTGTCGGCAATATATACGACGATTAGTCCGGCGGCGATACTGAACAGCGCGGTAAGCAACGCCACGATCATGGTGTAGACGAAATAAATTTGGCTAATATCAAGCCGTGTTGCTCCGAGTGCCCGAAAGACTGCGGATTCTTTGCGGCTGTCGGCGATGGTGCGGGAGATGATAATCAGTAAGATAAAGGCGGCGATGATCGTCACGCCGATGAACGTCCACATGATGATTGGCTTGAGGCGTTCCATGGCGTCGTAATTGACGAGCGAGTTGCTGCCGGTGGGCGACGCGAATACTACGTAGTGCGGCAGGCAGATTGATTTATTCGATCTTTTGGCTGTGGAAGTTTCGGCGGGTTCGGGTTGGGCGAATAAATCGGTGCCTCCTGTACCGCCAGAAGCTCCTTCGCCGCAAGAAGCGGCTGCCAGGTAGTTGCGAGCTTTGTTGGGGTCGCTGAATTCATAGATAGCCAGCGTCTCGTCCCTGTTGGCGTTACCTTGATCATTGCTGGCGGTTTGAATAGTCGATTCAAGTGCCGTTTGCGCCGCGGTGGTCATTGATCCGCGCGGCATGATCCAGGTGTGTGACAGGCGGGTGCTTAAAAACTGCTGTAAGAAGCTGCCGATGTCACTCTGGGTGGCTTTCATGTCGTCCGGCATCAGGCCGACGACGCGGAAAGTAAATTTAGCCTGGGCGGGTTCGGGCTGAGCTGAGCCAAAAGTTTGATCAAAATAGCGCTGGTTGGCCTCGGTGCGCTTGGCTTCGGCTGAACGATTATCCTTAACGACGGCCGGCGCAGCGCAGGAATCGGCAGGTGGCATGGCGTATTCGCGGTCTGGTTTGACATAATCGGCGGATGGTTTTTTAGCTTGATTGGCGGCAGCTTGGATCTGCTGTTTGGCGGTTTGCAGTAATTCTTGCGAAGCCGGGTTACGATAACAAGCGCTGAATGTCAGCTGCCCGGCTTTTTGGCGCAATTCTTTTAGTCTTGCTAGTTGCGTGTCATTGCTGGCGTTTTTATCCAGCGGCTTGAGACCGAGCAGCACCTCGGCGTCCTGGTAGCGGATGATCAGCGGGATCTCGCTGGGTTTGGCGCTGGCGCCAGCCAGCAAATAGCCGCCCAGCAGCGATTGGTCGATAGCGGTTATACTGCTGAATTGCTGTTTAAATTCTTCCAGCGGTGTCGGCTGGTTGTTTTGCTGGCGCTTGTCATCAAATGACTCAATTCCCCGCTCCATATAGTTCAGCATGCCATTGGCGGCGATTGATTGAATACTAAACTGCTGCACGGCGCCGCGGGTGTGGGCAAATTGCCACTGCGCGTCTGCTGTGAGGCGCGGTAATTTGGCGGTCTCCTGGCGAATAAGCCGCTGGACGATGACGCTTTGGTCGTTCGGGTACGGTTGGCTATCAGGAAACGACTGCATGATTGGCGGTTCGGATTTGGGGTCGTATGGCAGGCCGAGGCGGGCGGCCAGCGCCTGCTTGTCCTTGATCATTTGCGTGCGTTCGACTTCGGCGCGGGCAGTTAGATTTGAGGTAAATTCAATATTAT
Encoded proteins:
- a CDS encoding HAD-IC family P-type ATPase — protein: MRDYLDIIKRNLLSPIVLAIFLLAGALIYVREYRDAWFISVVIVVNSLIGIVQEIRAKRVLHRLELMSAPRARVLRDGQAVEVPYDSLVVGDEIILRAGDELPADATVMVSKGLELNESMLTGESAAVEKAAGDTVLAATTVLAGEGTARVTAVGDQTKAGAISQVLKRYKPELTPLQRAIWRAISFLTYGAIILAALIFIVYYLSGDNMVIILKTITSSAVTVVPEGLLLASSLLLAFGSLRLAQAKVLPQKLAAIEAMALLNLLAVDKTGTLTSDEVTLERVVAFDEMGVSTSSATATSEKLHAARPVVARVPDFSESAVASFAALIAHETSGGNITGQAILAEITPPKHTDIIEVMAFSSARKMAGVRAKIDGKTRTLMMGAPEFVAKLAPVDAMLQRQLDEWADSGLRVLMLAEFDDETAKLKDLPDGSGRAIGAVILRNSLRDGVIDTVKFLQEQGVVIRVISGDNPRTVQHIARQAGIANPDKAILGSALAGLSDKAFNKAADEHTIFARVLPEQKERLIAHFKQSGKFTGMVGDGVNDALALKKSDLGVAMYAGAPASRRVADIILLNNSFTSLPIGMKLGNRIMQAIEVIATLFFHKIIYGVVLLLSTMLVGLNYPYAPRHITFLNIFLVTMPTIMWTLFPPRPRHRVNPAHFWRDTLRAVAPIALLTGLTVAFTYWSGVTLHPHQAAEAATMTVLTATFFGIYLVFLVGPMLGVILDKRAHLARTLYMAGVLFVTLVSFGIEPLRQFFDFTMPNIALLWPGIAVVVPVALAQWWLARRAGRKFADMVEAADERMKTNRPE
- a CDS encoding FtsX-like permease family protein, with the protein product MLRITDSLRLAGTKLRVRRIRLSITVVVSGLLFAALLAGLTMLMGAQRSVEEFDRGSLNSRYLVAQTAIRPNNIEFTSNLTARAEVERTQMIKDKQALAARLGLPYDPKSEPPIMQSFPDSQPYPNDQSVIVQRLIRQETAKLPRLTADAQWQFAHTRGAVQQFSIQSIAANGMLNYMERGIESFDDKRQQNNQPTPLEEFKQQFSSITAIDQSLLGGYLLAGASAKPSEIPLIIRYQDAEVLLGLKPLDKNASNDTQLARLKELRQKAGQLTFSACYRNPASQELLQTAKQQIQAAANQAKKPSADYVKPDREYAMPPADSCAAPAVVKDNRSAEAKRTEANQRYFDQTFGSAQPEPAQAKFTFRVVGLMPDDMKATQSDIGSFLQQFLSTRLSHTWIMPRGSMTTAAQTALESTIQTASNDQGNANRDETLAIYEFSDPNKARNYLAAASCGEGASGGTGGTDLFAQPEPAETSTAKRSNKSICLPHYVVFASPTGSNSLVNYDAMERLKPIIMWTFIGVTIIAAFILLIIISRTIADSRKESAVFRALGATRLDISQIYFVYTMIVALLTALFSIAAGLIVVYIADNLLASQITATLRIAMTPKDLATTFHFWTIDWTIIGAVALSIIAAAVLACLIPLIRNTRRNPIKDMRDE